In the genome of Manis javanica isolate MJ-LG chromosome 17, MJ_LKY, whole genome shotgun sequence, one region contains:
- the LOC140847025 gene encoding uncharacterized protein has protein sequence MGQTVTTPLSLTLDHWTEVRARAHNLSVEVKKGPWQTFCTSEWPTYNVGWPSEGTFDLPTLLAVKAVVFQDSSQGHPDQQPYIVVWQELVENPPPWVKPWVQKKMGPRVLAAQTQPQKKEKETTKVYPDTQDSLIIDDPPPPPYPPAPTAPPVPPPPAPSAPSAPPAPPAPAPSVPDAEAVGQAPGPAQGTRRRRGVILDPPGIFPLRSYGVPILGEEGEPPFQPLQYWPFSSADLYNWKANHPPFSEEPQKLTGLVESLMFSHQPTWDDCQQLLQVLFTMEERERILLEARRNVPGTDGRPSQLPHDIERGFPLTRPNWDFNSPEGRERLTIYRQALVAGLRGAARCPTNLAKVREVSQGATEAPAVFLEHLIEAFRRYTPFDPTSEGHSASVALAFIGQSAPDIKKKLQRLEGLQDLSLRDLVKEAEKVYHKRETEEEKELRKEKERESKEEKRDRKYERNLTKILAAVVESKGRPPSSGRTSKAGSLGNRPPLDKDQCAYCKEKGHWVKDCPKKPPRGPPKKVLSLLEDED, from the coding sequence atgggacagacagtgacgactccccttagcctgacgctagatcattggacggaagttagagcgagggcacataacttgtcagtagaagtgaaaaagggaccatggcagactttctgtacctccgaatggcccacctacaatgttgggtggccctcggaggggacttttgatctccccaccttattagcagtaaaagctgttgtctttcaggattcgtctcaaggacacccggatcagcaaccctacattgtagtctggcaagagttggtggagaacccaccaccctgggtaaagccctgggtgcaaaagaaaatgggccctcgagttttagctgcccagactcaacctcagaaaaaggaaaaggaaactaccaaagtctaccctgatactcaggattcgcttataattgatgatccccctccccctccttaccctcctgcccccacggcacccccggtgcccccacccccagcaccctcagcaccctcagcacccccagcacccccagctccggcaccctcagtccctgatgctgaggcagtagggcaggctccgggacctgcccagggcacccggcgccgccgaggggtcatcttggacccaccgggtatctttcctctccggtcttatggagttcccatccttggagaagaaggggaaccacctttccaacccctgcaatattggcccttctcctctgctgatttgtataattggaaagctaaccacccgcccttttcagaggagccacagaaactaactggtttagtagagtctctgatgttttcccaccagcccacctgggatgactgtcagcagcttttgcaggtgctctttaccatggaagagagagagaggattctcctggaggcacggaggaatgtgcctggaaccgacggacggccttcgcaactccctcatgacatagagagggggttcccgttgactagacccaactgggactttaattctccagaaggtagggagcgactaaccatctatcgtcaggctctggtggcaggtctccgtggggccgcaagatgccccaccaatttggctaaggtaagagaggtcagccagggagccactgaagcacctgcagtattcttagagcacctgatagaagccttcaggcggtataccccctttgatcccacttctgaggggcatagtgcttcagtggcccttgccttTATCGGGCAATCCGCACCCGACattaagaaaaagcttcagagattggagggcttacaggatttgtcgctgagagatttagtgaaagaagcagagaaagtttatcataagagagagactgaagaagagaaggagttaaggaaagagaaggagagggaaagtaaagaagaaaagagagataggaagtatgagagaaatttaacaaaaatcttggccgcagtagtagaaagtaagggacggccgccctctagtggtagaactagtaaggcagggtccctgggcaaccgacctcctttggataaagatcagtgtgcatactgcaaggaaaaggggcattgggtgaaagattgccctaagaaaccaccacggggacctccgaagaaagtgttgtccctgctagaagatgaggacTAG